Genomic window (Methanotorris formicicus Mc-S-70):
ATACCTCTCCAATCTCCCCTGTATGCAGAACCAACATAATCTTTTGCATCTCCTTTAATAATTAACTCCCCACCTTTCATGTTTTGTCCAGCCCAACTGTCAGCGTTGCCATTAACAATAATTTTTCCCCCCTTCATTTCACAACCAACATACATTCCAGCGTCTCCTTCAACAATAATTTCCCCTGTTGTCATCTTTTCTCCAATTCTCTTCAACTTAATTGAGGAGTTTTTTATGATTATTCTTGATACCTCAGATTCATTCAACTCAACATCAAACAAATCTTTTAATAAGATCTTCTTGTTCCCTTGTGGTAATTCTATGTTCTTTATTTCATCCAATGACATGTTTTCTATCTTCTCTGGAATAACCGCATCCATCTCTACTGGAACAATGATATCCTCTTTTAACGTAAGGATTAACTCCTTCATCATTCTCACCGTCTCATCTTTTAAAAAATTTAAAAATAGAATTTAGTTTATGTCTGTTGCATCAATTTTGATAACTTTCCAACTGTTTGCATAGGCATCTTGAACTGGGTAGTTGTCTAAGTTAACTGAGTAGTATCTTGTGAACTTCTCTCTTAAGTCCTTCATAATCTCTTGCTCTAAGGACTCATCAACTTTAACATCTACGTATATTGTGTCTCCATAGATCTCTTTAACAACTTCTCCATCTTTAACAACAACTTCTCCTTTCTTCAATACGTAAGATGCGTATCTAAATGCCTTCTCTATTTTCTTACCATCCTTTTCTTCTGGGTCTATATTGTAGATAGCGATGTCTGCATCTGCCCCAACGCCAAGGTGTCCTTTCTCTTTGCTTAAACCTAAAACTTTTGCTTGGTTACCTCTTGTAATTTTTGCTATTTCATATAAATCGTATTCTTTATCGTTATCTGCTACATGGCTTCTTTGTAATGCCCATTTGTGGACTTTGTTGTATAACCACTCATCTCTGTATTTTTTACTCATCAACCATGCAATAACTCTTGGGTATCTTGTGAATGGTCCTGCGTTTGGATGGTCAGTTGTTAATAATACTTTGTCTGTGTTTGTGTTTAAGAATAAATCCAAACCAATTGCCCACTGAACTGCATAGACAGGTCCTTTTGGGGAGTAGATGAATGGAACAACTCCTGAACCTGTCTCAAGTTCAACGTCACAGTTTGCCCATTTCAATCCATTTGTCATGTGTAAATCATATTCCATCGGTCCATCTGCTGTCATTGTTGTTGTTTCATCTAATGTAACCTGTCCAACATCAATTACAAGGTGGTCATTTTTATTTACATACTCTGCAATCTCAACACCCTTACTCCCAAAGTCCTTCCATGAGGTTCCTCCATAGGA
Coding sequences:
- the fwdC gene encoding tungsten-dependent formylmethanofuran dehydrogenase subunit FwdC, whose product is MKELILTLKEDIIVPVEMDAVIPEKIENMSLDEIKNIELPQGNKKILLKDLFDVELNESEVSRIIIKNSSIKLKRIGEKMTTGEIIVEGDAGMYVGCEMKGGKIIVNGNADSWAGQNMKGGELIIKGDAKDYVGSAYRGDWRGMSGGKIVVEGNVGNEIGEYMRGGTIHIKGNAGLLTGIHQEGGIIIIEGDVEARVGGEMKKGAIVVYGKVEGVLPSFKFEGIVENPVIKLSKKDEGTPIEGKFYKFTGDYVYNKPKGQLYISVESNLDLI
- the fwdA gene encoding tungsten-dependent formylmethanofuran dehydrogenase subunit FwdA, which encodes MEYIIKNGIVYDPLNGINGEKMDICVKDGKIVEEVSSNAKVIDASGKVVMPGGVDSHTHVAGAKVNVGRMFRPEDSKKDVYAKKGLRTGTGFSVPSTYKTGYQYSEMGYTTVIEAAMPPLIARHTHEEFMETPQLDKAAMPLFGNNWFVIEYLKEGDLKKCAAYVAWLLRATRGFAIKIVNPGGTEAWGWGKNVHGIDDKVPYFDITPREIVRGLAEVNEMLGLPHSIHVHPNNLGHPGNWETTLATMDCVKDIKAKPRYGERETVYYNTHVQFHSYGGTSWKDFGSKGVEIAEYVNKNDHLVIDVGQVTLDETTTMTADGPMEYDLHMTNGLKWANCDVELETGSGVVPFIYSPKGPVYAVQWAIGLDLFLNTNTDKVLLTTDHPNAGPFTRYPRVIAWLMSKKYRDEWLYNKVHKWALQRSHVADNDKEYDLYEIAKITRGNQAKVLGLSKEKGHLGVGADADIAIYNIDPEEKDGKKIEKAFRYASYVLKKGEVVVKDGEVVKEIYGDTIYVDVKVDESLEQEIMKDLREKFTRYYSVNLDNYPVQDAYANSWKVIKIDATDIN